The genomic stretch CCTGGCAATTAACACACATCAAACGTAAATCATTTGTGCCTAAAAATATGCACACAGGAGATTCAGGAAACAAGACCACGTCTAAAGTACGATGTCGGCACATAACATTATGCGCAGGGATCAAGTTCGCAAGTCAAAAGAGCACATATATAAGCCAAAATAATAGGACAGAATTCAAACACACAAGCTAAAACAACGCCATCAGCTAAGCGCAGGTCCCCTCAGAAGCTAGTTGGGGTTCTTTTCCCGACTGAGCACAGTAAACCTCTGTACCGTACTCAGCCTACCAAGCCCATCACATCCAATTAATGGATAAAATGAATATGacacacaattaaaaattaaaattaatgacaCACAAGCTTCGACTGAGATAACCTCCCAGCCCTGATAAGCATGTACATGAGAGGGCACACGAGGTGCCCTCTCAACGTGGAAAAGTGTGGGAACACGGAAGTAAAGGGATGTGCCGGTTCAAACACCTTTCTATGAAGATGAAGCAAGGGTCCTGCCCAACTAAAAGTGGACACCATCTCCAGGAAAGGAAAACGCCCAAGTCTTCCAGATCTTGTATGTGTGTGCACTTGTATGTGAGATCAGGCCCACCTCCACACGCGTCCACACACATTACTAGGCAGTGCCGGGAAGCTCCCTCTTTTCCCACTGTAAGCGGCTGGCAGGCCCGGCTGATCTGAATTCTCACATGCATATTAGCTACAGAACgatataaaaagcaaagaaactggTCACTAGCACCATCAAAAGAATCACAAGAtaacaaaaaggataaataatTTCTCACAAGGAAAGTCATAAACGCATTCCTAACAACGATCCTACACTAAACACACACATTTAGAGAATCCATCTGGGTGCAAGTTCACGGAGAACATGCAAAGCATCTATTAGAACTGGGTTGGGTACTCAAGTCCAGGAAAAAGGACATAAAAATATGTGGCAAAATTAAACAGGAGCTCTGCATGTATCAAAATAACAGAAGTAAGATTCGGAAGCAGTTCTCGGAAAACTCTGGGGACTGACAAGCGGGAAACAGCCTGTCACGCTCGCAATACACACAGGAGCCGCCCACCCGTCCGCTGCACGGTGACACACATGGCGGCTTAAACACACACATCATCAGGCTCATGTGCAACAAAATGAAGCCATTGAATGGGCATCCCATAATGATCACTGGCCCTAACACGAAACTAAAGAGGACTCAGCGGCATGCCACAGAGACACAGCGCTTCACTTGAGGTCTCCGTCTCCTTCCCCGTCCCCCTGGATGGACTTCTTGATGCGCAGCAGCATGGTGGTGAGCCACTGGTCCAGGCGGGATATCGAGTCAAATTCCTTCACCTGGTTTAAGGGAAGAGGAACAGGAATCATTCCATGGAAATACAATCAAACACAGAACTACACTGCCCCACACTGCTTAAACATTTACAGATCCACTaactttcttcatttaaaatcatTCATTCCAGTTTACAACTTTCTTCATTAGAAACTTTTTTTATATTGCTCTTATGCTAACAGGCAATGGCAAAACTCCATAACAGCCTTTATAACTGGACGAAGAGCACGTTTAGCGTGACAAAGGACACGAGACCCTGCATAAGAACAAGGAGACACGGAAAATTAATGTAGCTCCAGTATCCACTGAACACAAACAAATGTATTTGCAGCGAGGGAACACGTGGAAGCAGAATTCCTTTAGCTCATTTCCACAAGTTATCGAAGAATGGACTTTCATAGGATGAAAAGGGTTTGGCAACAAAAGTTAAAGGGGAAACCTCGCCTTCCCACTATTGCTTCAAAGCcaggatgaatgaattaatgaaggaCACTAAGAAATTCGCTTGATTATAAACATAAGATGGAaaaagatgggaaaacaggaaactgatgaatgtaaaaataattttcccatttACTTTATGCCAAGAATATAACAAACTCTCAttgctttgtttttatgttttaaatttaagtgATTAGATTTCACTGATTTTACTTGACACTTATTTATGgatcagattattttccatagaAAACATCCAAACAACAAGTCATAACATTATGTGATATGTATTTGCCTCACAGCTAAATTCAGCACAGCTCATAGAACTGTCTAATTGTGAAGGCTGGTGGGATCTAAAAACATGCCTTTTGGAAAACACAACGTAGGTGTAGTGCAATAATGTCCAAATAAATGTTCAGCATTTACACGATGAAAAGGAGAAGTTGTTTCTGTAATGTAAACTTTCAGAGAACATGCTAAATCCCAAAACCGAACGTACTGCTTCCGTGTAAGCTTCACTGTTCTGCTCTTCGTGAGCTTCTAGAAGTTTCTGGGaacataaatacagaaaaattagtTAGGTAAGCTAAAAAGTTCCATCTATGAATGGATACTTTAAATACGAAATAGCCTTTGCATCACACTAACTGATGTTGCCAAATGACTTACAAAAATGGGGAAATTTTCAAATACAAGTCAAGAGTTACCCCGAGTCAGGGATCCAGCCTTGTGCTAACGTGCCTGACCCGCCAGGTTAAGAGTAGTGCGTGCCTGACCCTAACGGCACCTGAGGCCTAGTGTGCAAGAGCAGGAAGGCACGGGGCTGCTCAGTGAGCAGATTCACAGGCTGAAAACGTCACTGTATCCCAGCCCCACCTACTTACTTTCAATAACTTGCATTCTCTCGAATCAGTGAACGCCGGAAACATTTCCTCGTATTTCTCCAGAGCAAGCTGGGAAAGAAAACCACTCGTTAACATCTGAGTCACTGAACCAGGAAACGAAGCTTTGACAATCTACTAACTTCAGTACGATTTATTTACATCCTACTTAATTATCAGACTCAACATCAAAATCAACCTGTGTTGATCAAACCTGTTTATTGTGAATTTCAATTTTCAGTTAAGAATAAACTTCTAAACCAGTTTTTCCAAATGAGGTTGCTGTGGGGAAGACCACGTGAGCCAGATCCAACGTTCGGACCTCCCAGAACAGGCATCTATTTTCACACGCTGGAGGAGGCTCTGCCCGGAGCCCGGGGCCCTAACCCCGACCCCGAGGACACCAAGGCTGCCCTGTCCCTGCCTCCACCTCCAGCTCTCCCTTTGCTTTCCTCCCAACCCTCTCCCCAACTCCatttctgagtttaaaaaaagacacgATTCTGCTTTTACTGTCTCCCCTCAGCCCCGAATTTCTTTAAACTAAAACTACTGAAGGAAGTGTGGCCCCCAGGGGGCGTTCACTTAAGAGAAGAGCCTCAGCAGCTGTCACTCCAGCTGCGGTACTACAGCCAGGACAGGGTCAGAGTGTCACCCTCCATGTTGCTTTTCACGTACGCAGCACAGTCTTGCTCCGAGCGGGTATCACGGACAACGGCTGAGCACCTGTGCTTAGGGGTGAGGCACATCAGAACCCACGCCGCAGGGGCCCTCACCTTGGCATTCAGCTCATCCACTATGAAGTGACAGAGGGCAGCTTTAAAGAAGTAATCCTTTGCACTGTACTTCAACAAAGGGTTATCCATGGTGTTGGCCCCAACCTAGGCACAGAAAGTGGGGTCAGAGTGAAAAGGTCTGCCCTCCTACACTAGGCATGCTGACCCTCATCTACTCTTTAGCATGTACTCTGCATCTTACGTTAGTTGAGCTATGAAATCCATTCTTTTAACCCAAAGCCATGTATCAGAAATGTTACTAGACAAAAAACCAATATTTAAGACATAAAGTGCTGACCTGTTAAAAAAGACTCAGCAGAATTCCACATCCAAGAGGATGAAACAGACGTGCTGTCCTCTGTCCCTCCTGCTAAGTACAACTAAAAGCCCTGGATCTTTTATATGAAACTAATGTAGGGAGactgaaaggtggagagaagagcaGACCAGCCAGGGACACAGGGCAAACAcggcagggagttccctggtttttctttttcttgcatgaATCCCTGACTTGGAACAGAAAAAGCCAGCAACCCATAAATGCCGGTGGGTGcagcaaaagaaagagagagaatagatGAAAGCCTGCTTTCTCCAGCCAGAGGACCAGAAGAGGGGcagctagcaagacagaaaaTGTTTAGATGACACCTGCTCTGATCCACCCCACTCACAGCAGCAAAAGCCAAAGAGGAAGACAAGATGCCCATCCTTCTGGGAGAGCCCCACTCTCCTGCCAAGGAGGCCAGAGCAGGAGCCAGCCTGTGCCCCCATCACAGAGGCACTGGAGACCACGTGGGGCCTGCGTCACCTCCTCCCAGTGGGAAAGAGGCCCCCTCATCTCCCAGCGGGCATGGATTCACCTTTACCTGGTGGTAACCCGGCGGCCGGGTGGGGAGCTTGAACCCTACCTCCACCTGGCAGGAGAGAGGCCACACCCCTTCAGTGCCAAAGAAAACCAGCTGAGAGAGGAGATTTAGACAAGACCCTGTCTTATAACACAATGTAAGAATATccagtttttaattaaaactcaCTTGCAATACCGAGAAAAGGGAACATCTCAAGTTGAATGAAAAAGAGACAACTaatcagagtgaagtaagtcagaaagagaaaaacaaatatcgtatattaacgcatatatgtgaaacctagaaaaatggtacagatgaactggtttgtagggcagaaattgagacacagatgtagagaacaaacgtatggacactaaggggggaaagcggcggggggtggtggtgtgctgaattgggcaattgggattgacatgtatacactgatgtgtataaaatggatgactaataaggacctgctgtataaaaaaattaaattaaattaaattcaaaaaaaaaaaagacaactaataAACAACAGCTCTCACATAGCAGAGATGTGAGACTTATCTAACAGATTTTAAAGGGGCCTTCCTAAAATGCTTCTACAAGCCATTAGAAAATTGCTTGAGACCAGAGGAAAACCAAAGCATCAACGAAGAAAAATTCTCAGCAAGAAACCccagaagaggggcttccctggtggcgcagtggttgagactctgcctgccaatgcaggggacacgggttcgagccctggtctgggaagatcccacataccgcggagcaactgggcccgtgagccacaactactgagcctgcgcgtctggagcctgtgctccgcaacaagagaggccacgacagtgaaaggcccgcgcaccgcaatgaagagtggcccctgcttgccgcaactagagaaggccctcgcacagaaacgaagacccaacacagccaaaaataaataaataaataaatttataaaaaaaaaaaaaaaaaaaaaaaaaagaaaccccagaagatacaaagaagaaatgagtGGACACTTCAGAACTGAAATACCCAATAACTGACATAAAAAGTGGATGGGTTCAACAGCAGATCCCATGGAACAGAGGAAGGACTCAGTGAACTGATGGTAGAACATTAGAAATTACTCAGTCTGAACAAGAGAGAGCAGACAGACCCAGGAAAGAGAAGCAGAGCATCAGGACATATAGGATGATAAAACAAGGCATAATATCTGGGCTGTCTGAGCCacagaaggggagagaaagagggagtggCTAAAAAAGCACTTGAAGAAATAACGGCTGAAAATTTCCTAAATCTGGCAAGAAACaaacataaacctacagattccaGAAGTTTACTGAAATCCAAACAGCATAAAAACAAAGATACCCATGCTAAGCCACataaacttctgaaaactgaagacaaaggaaaaactTTTTGAAAGTAGCAGAAAGAAACACCACCTCACCTACAGGGAAAACAGCTTGAATGACAGCAAACTTCTCATTAGAAACCACGCTGGTCGTAAGGGCACATTTTTCAAGCACTGAAAGAAAAGAGCTGTCAACCCAGAATTGTATACCCAGGGAAGATATGCTTTaggaatgaaggggaaatcaaaacattcccagatgaaggaacaccgAGAGAATGTTTCGCCAGcagacctaccctaaaagaatagCAAAAGGTTTTTCTCTAAGTAGAACAAAATACAGGAAGGAATCCTGGAACATCAGGAAGAAAGAACACATTAAGCAAAATATGGGAAAATACAATgggcttttctcctcctcctgagttttctaaattaagtTGGATGATTGAAGTAAAAATTGTAACAGTGACTGATGTGTTTCTAAAAGTGTGTAGAGGAAATATTAAAGACAATTACATATTGGATGGGGGAGGATAAAGGAACAGAAAGTAAGGTAAGATTTCTGTATTTCACTGGAACTGAAAAAATGATGACATCATTAGCCTGTGATACTTTATGTAAATATAATACCTATAGCAATCACTACAAAAGCTATTTAAAGAGATACACCCAAAAACACTATAGGTAATCAAAAACCCCCTGGAAGgtaggaaaaaggaaacagaaaaacaaaaaacagaggagaaacagaaaacaaaaaaataaaatggcagacttcAGTTCTAAtacatcaataattacattaaatgtgaatggtctaaacataccaattaaaagacagaaactgGCAGAGGAGATTAAAAATATGACCTAACTCTATGCTGTTTACAACAAACGCACTTCAATTATAACAATATAGGCAGGCTGAAAGAAAAAGGATGCATAAAGATATATCATGTAAAcatcaatcaaaagaaagctggagaggcTATATTAGTATCAgatagacttcagagcaaagaaaattaccagagacagagggggacactatataatgataaaagggtcagcCCAACAAGAAGACACAGCAAtcctaaatatgtatgcaccaaaCAGAGCTGCAAAATATTGTGAAGCAAAGACTGACAGAAATGAGAGATAAACAAATCCACAGTGATAGTTAAGAGACTGTAACACTCCACTCTCAACAACAGaaatagacagaaaatcagcaagtaTACAGAAGAACTCAACAACGCCATCAACCAAGAGGAGCTAATCAGCATTTATAGAACATATCACCCAGCAACAGCAGAACAACAGACTATAAGCcaagaccatattctgggccataaaacaaacttcTAAGAATTGAAATCACACAGAGTGTATTTTCCAGCCACAAcagaatcaaactagaaatcaacaacagaaagataacaggaaCACCTCCAAACACTTGGGAATTAAACAAAACACTGATAAATTATCCatggaaatcaataaataaaataaataaaaataaaacaatgtaacaGAACTGTGAGACACAGTCAAAGCAGCACTTAGAGGGAAATTGAGAGCTCTAAAAATGCCCACacaacaaagaggaaaatcaatTAGCTAAGCTTCTACCCTCAGTGCcctaaaaaagaagagcaaaataaatctgAAGAAAATAGGATAGAAATCAGGATAACAATAggaatcaatgaaactgaaaacagaacgATAGAGCAAAAtcactgaattctaccaaatgtctaaagaattaacaccaatcctttacaaactcttccagaaaaggaagaggaaggaacactttctaactcattctgaggccagtattacctGGCTACCAAAGCCAGACAGACATTACAAGAGAAAATTAAAGGTCAATATCCCTTacgaatacagatgcaaaatcctgaacaaaacactagcaaactaATTCCAGCAACTTACAAAAAGGATTACACACCATAACTATGTAGTAGAGGATTAATTTTGTCCAAAGTGCCTTTGCCCATGATTCCTGGTAGATAATCTCTAAGCCTCTGGAATGTCCTGCCTGAAAGAGTGTTTTTGTTTACCCAGGGGTCTTAGACCATGTAGTTTAGCTCAACCTATGGAGGGACTGCAGAATAAGGCCAACCATGTTCAGGTGAGTTTCTTCCCCGGTGGCAATACCCTACACACGCTTTCACACATCGCTGTTGGGAGAAGTCAGTGCTGTCTGCACAGTTGCACAGTCCCAGTCTGGGCAGGACAACAGGAAGCTCACACTCAGGGCTCTCCTGACCTCCTCTCTGCACCTTTTCCTTTGGCTGATTTGGGTCAGCATCCTTCTgctataataaaccataactgTGATATAGCACCTTTCACTGCGTTCTGTGAGTCCTTCCAGAGAATTATCAAACCTGAACTTTTCAACAACCAAGCAGGATctatcccagggatggaaggtTGGGCCAACAGATAAAAATCAAGCAATGAAAGACACCatgttaacagaataaaggacaaaaaccacatgatcatctcaaaagatgcagaaaaagcacctgACAAAAACCAATACGCTTTAATGATAAAAACAACAAACTGGGAggagaaggaaacttcctcaaacTGATAAAAGGCATCTGCAAAAACCCACAGCTGACATACACTCAATGGTGGAAGACTGAATGCATTACTTctaagacaggaacaaaacaaggatgtctgctcttacTACTTCTACTGATCATCGTTCTGGAGGATCAAGCCAGAGCAAATGACAGGAAAATGAAGTAAAAGGCATGCAGATCAGAGAAGTAAAACTATCGCTACTTGCAGAGGACATGATTTTgtataaagaaaatttaaggacTCCATAAAAACTCATTAGAGCTagtaaacaagttcagcaaagttgaagtaaataaaattagcaattaaaatcagaaaagaaaattgagaaaacaatttcatttacatagcatcaaaaagaataaaatacttagaggaGTACATTTAACCAAAGATATGCCAGACTTGCACACTACAAAACTCTAAAACATTGTGGAACAAAATTAAAGCTGatctaaataaatacaaaagcaCCCTGAGTTCACCGATTATAAGACTTAatgttaaaatgacaatactttcatcaaaatcccagctgactTTTTAGCAGagattgacaagctgatcctaaaattcatgtggaaatgcaagggaccccaaatagccaaaacaatcttgaaaaagaaggacCAAGTTGAGGACTCACATCTCCTGATTTTAAAACCTACCacacaaagccacagtaatcaaaacagtgtggtactggcataaagacagaaaaccagtagaatagaatagagagcacagaaataaaccctcatttATATGGCCACATGactttcaacaagggtgccaagatccTTCAATGGCAAAAGGACAGTgtattcaacaaatggtgctgggaaaactggacgtgcacacgcaaaagaatgaagttggactttTTACCttcaccacatacaaaaattaactcaaaatggatgaaaaacaTAAACCTAAGAACTAAAACTCTTAAAATGAAACATGGGGAAACGCTTCACGACGTTGGATTTGGTAATGATTTATTGGATCTGACAtgaaaaacacaggcaacaaaagaaaaagcagacaaattggacttcatcaggACTTAAAACTTTATGCATCAAGGAACATTaataacagagtaaaaaggcaacccacagaatgggagaaagtatttgcaaatcacatatctaataagaaattaatatccagaatatatgaagaacttctaaaactcaacagaaaaaaacaacccaattcaaaaagggacaaagagggacttccctggtggcacagtggttaagaatccgtctgccaatgcaggggacacgggttcgagccctggtccgggaagatcccacatgccgcggagcagctgagcccgtgcgtcacaactactgaagcccgcgtgcctagagcccgtgctctgctacaagagaagccaccacaatgagaagcccgtgcaccacaacgaagagcagcccccgctcgccgcagctagagaaagcctgagtgcagcaatgaagatccaatgcagccaaaaattaattaattaattaatttttaaaaaaaaggacaaagaaactcaacaaatatttctacagtgaaggtatacaaatgaccaataagcacat from Balaenoptera acutorostrata chromosome 15, mBalAcu1.1, whole genome shotgun sequence encodes the following:
- the NAPB gene encoding beta-soluble NSF attachment protein isoform X3, whose amino-acid sequence is MRFVRQPSSICSCRANTTPPPALWMLGTPTRRQTPKGRFTIAAKHHITIAEIYETELVDIEKAIAHYEQSADYYKGEESNSSANKCLLKVAAYAAQLEQYQKAIEIFEQVGANTMDNPLLKYSAKDYFFKAALCHFIVDELNAKLALEKYEEMFPAFTDSRECKLLKKLLEAHEEQNSEAYTEAVKEFDSISRLDQWLTTMLLRIKKSIQGDGEGDGDLK